One window of Tenacibaculum maritimum NCIMB 2154 genomic DNA carries:
- a CDS encoding DUF6503 family protein — protein MKKITVFIIVAMIGFASCAKKEKATAKKEQQATEANVYKGYPEALVKVFKKHGGLATWKQKKVLSFRKGDEEHTTDLYSRKALIAGTDYTIGFDGKKPWVQQKDTASFKGNADFYYNLYFYFYAMPFILADDGIVYEEAAPITFEGVSYPGIKISYNSGVGVSPEDNYYLYYNPKTYQMEWLGYTVTFFSKKASDTVKLIKYGAWTEVDGVLLPKSMTWYKRDENGAPLEPAKEPTVFEEITLSKTALTDDFYKKR, from the coding sequence ATGAAAAAAATAACTGTATTTATAATAGTAGCTATGATAGGCTTTGCATCTTGTGCTAAAAAAGAAAAAGCAACAGCAAAAAAGGAGCAACAAGCAACAGAAGCTAATGTTTATAAAGGGTATCCAGAGGCTTTAGTAAAAGTATTTAAAAAACATGGTGGGTTAGCAACTTGGAAACAAAAAAAAGTACTGTCTTTTAGAAAAGGAGATGAGGAGCATACTACTGATTTATATAGTAGAAAAGCATTGATAGCGGGAACTGATTATACAATTGGTTTTGATGGAAAAAAGCCGTGGGTACAGCAAAAAGATACTGCTTCTTTTAAGGGAAATGCAGATTTTTATTACAATTTGTATTTTTACTTTTACGCAATGCCGTTTATTTTAGCGGATGATGGTATTGTATATGAAGAAGCTGCACCGATTACTTTTGAAGGAGTTAGCTATCCTGGAATTAAAATTTCATACAATAGTGGAGTAGGAGTTTCTCCTGAAGATAATTATTACTTATATTACAATCCTAAGACTTATCAAATGGAATGGTTGGGATACACCGTTACATTTTTTAGCAAAAAAGCAAGTGATACTGTAAAGTTGATAAAATATGGAGCATGGACAGAAGTGGACGGAGTATTGTTACCGAAGTCAATGACATGGTATAAAAGAGATGAAAATGGAGCTCCATTAGAACCAGCAAAGGAGCCTACTGTTTTTGAAGAAATAACATTGAGTAAAACAGCTTTGACAGACGATTTTTATAAAAAAAGATAG
- a CDS encoding PASTA domain-containing protein, which produces MSFIQFIKSKLFLKQLVIAFVGLLLFVFGLQWWLGNTTNHNQKIQVPDLHKMSLKEVQQKLAELTLDFIVLDSASYNPAYPAKSVIEQNPEVGDLVKEKRKIYITLNPSKYRDIEIPDLNGRTKRQATTHLRSIGFLVGTNYSYVKDIGKDVVRGLKYKGKELKIGGKLPKNSTIDLILGDGNH; this is translated from the coding sequence ATGAGTTTTATACAGTTTATAAAAAGTAAATTATTTTTAAAACAATTAGTCATTGCATTTGTAGGACTATTGTTATTTGTTTTCGGATTACAGTGGTGGTTAGGAAATACAACCAATCACAACCAAAAAATACAGGTGCCTGACTTGCACAAAATGTCCTTAAAAGAAGTACAACAAAAATTAGCAGAGCTTACATTAGATTTTATAGTACTTGATTCCGCAAGCTATAATCCTGCTTACCCAGCAAAATCGGTAATAGAACAGAATCCAGAGGTAGGAGATTTGGTAAAAGAAAAACGTAAAATATACATCACCTTAAATCCGTCAAAGTACAGAGATATTGAAATCCCAGATTTAAATGGACGTACCAAAAGGCAAGCCACTACGCATTTACGCTCTATAGGTTTTTTAGTAGGTACCAACTATAGCTATGTAAAAGATATAGGAAAAGATGTTGTAAGAGGGCTAAAATATAAAGGAAAAGAATTAAAAATAGGAGGAAAACTACCCAAAAATAGTACAATAGATTTGATATTAGGTGATGGAAATCATTAA
- a CDS encoding D-alanine--D-alanine ligase produces the protein MKKTIAIVTGGYSSEVEISLKSGNVVYHHLNKELYTPYRVLIFTEKWVALDDQGNEYAIDKNDFSFSLGNQKIIFDCVFNAIHGAPGENGALLAYFDLIGMKHTSAPFYQMALTFNKRDCLSAVKQYGIPTATAVYLNKGEAINITKIIDKVGLPCFVKPNNAGSSFGISKVHKAAEMLPAIEKAFQEDREILIESFLDGKEVSVGVIQYEGATKVLPITEIISENDFFDYEAKYEGKSKEITPAQLTQETTQKVQEIAKKVYTALNMRGFSRSEYILVDGVPHFLEMNTVPGMTEESILPQQAKAANISLADLFGNAIETS, from the coding sequence ATGAAAAAAACTATTGCCATTGTCACGGGAGGGTATTCTTCGGAAGTAGAAATATCTTTAAAAAGCGGAAATGTTGTTTACCATCACTTAAATAAAGAGCTATATACTCCTTATAGGGTGCTTATTTTTACTGAAAAATGGGTTGCTTTAGATGACCAAGGAAATGAGTATGCTATTGATAAAAATGATTTTTCTTTTAGTCTTGGCAATCAAAAAATAATATTTGATTGCGTGTTTAATGCTATTCATGGAGCACCTGGTGAAAATGGAGCCCTTCTTGCTTATTTTGATTTGATAGGAATGAAACATACTTCAGCTCCTTTTTACCAAATGGCATTAACCTTTAACAAAAGAGATTGCCTAAGTGCTGTAAAACAATACGGTATTCCTACTGCTACTGCTGTTTACCTTAATAAAGGAGAAGCTATTAATATTACTAAAATTATAGACAAAGTAGGGCTTCCTTGTTTTGTAAAACCTAATAATGCTGGGTCAAGCTTTGGAATTTCTAAGGTACATAAAGCAGCAGAAATGCTTCCTGCTATAGAAAAGGCTTTTCAAGAGGATCGTGAAATTTTGATAGAGTCTTTTTTGGATGGCAAGGAAGTTTCTGTCGGTGTTATTCAATACGAAGGAGCTACAAAAGTACTCCCTATTACTGAAATCATATCTGAAAATGATTTTTTTGATTATGAGGCTAAGTATGAAGGAAAATCCAAAGAAATTACACCTGCTCAATTAACTCAAGAAACTACTCAAAAAGTGCAAGAAATTGCTAAAAAGGTATATACTGCTTTAAATATGCGTGGGTTTTCTCGTTCTGAATATATTTTGGTTGACGGAGTTCCTCATTTTTTAGAAATGAATACAGTGCCTGGAATGACCGAAGAAAGTATTTTACCACAACAAGCAAAAGCTGCCAATATTAGTTTAGCTGATTTATTTGGAAATGCTATTGAAACTTCCTAA
- a CDS encoding sodium:solute symporter, translating to MELLDWIVLSITLVFIVGYGTYVTRKNASVDDYIRGGNDTKWWTIGLSVMATQASAITFLSTPGQAFHSGMGFVQFYFGLPIAMVVICMVFIPIYHQLKVYTAYEFLENRFDLKTRTLAAFLFLVQRGLAAGITIFAPAIILSAVLGWNLISLNIIIGVLVIIYTVSGGTKAVNVTQKQQMIIIFLGMLIAFYLVMQYLPKEITFVKALEIAGASGKMNVLDFSFDFSNRYTVWTGLIGGTFLMLSYFGTDQSQVQRYLSGKSARESQLGLIFNGLLKVPMQFFILLVGVMVFVFYQFNPSPLNFNPKANEAVYSSAYATTYKQLQETHQEIEQRKKELLLNGIQTNELVSIKALNEQDAEVKDAAKEIIKKADASVETNDKDYVFIHFILNNLPRGLIGLLLAVILSAAMSSTASELNALASTTAIDLYKRNVAANRSEEHYVKASKWFTLGWGILAILVACVANLFDNLIQLVNIIGSIFYGNVLGIFLLAFFVKFVKGNAVFIAAIITQILIVLVWYVDWLPYLWLNLLGCVLVMGIATCIQLFQKKAP from the coding sequence ATGGAATTATTAGATTGGATCGTTTTATCTATTACACTAGTATTTATTGTAGGATACGGAACTTATGTAACTCGAAAAAATGCAAGTGTTGACGATTATATAAGAGGTGGGAATGATACTAAATGGTGGACCATAGGGCTATCGGTAATGGCCACTCAAGCAAGTGCAATTACTTTTTTATCAACCCCAGGACAGGCATTTCATAGTGGAATGGGGTTTGTACAATTTTATTTCGGGCTGCCAATTGCCATGGTTGTTATTTGTATGGTGTTCATACCTATTTATCACCAATTAAAAGTATATACAGCCTACGAATTTTTAGAAAACAGATTTGACTTAAAAACTCGTACCCTAGCAGCGTTCTTGTTTTTAGTGCAGCGCGGTTTGGCAGCAGGAATTACCATTTTTGCTCCTGCAATAATTTTATCAGCAGTATTGGGTTGGAATTTGATAAGCTTAAACATCATTATTGGAGTTTTAGTAATTATTTATACAGTTTCAGGAGGTACAAAAGCGGTAAATGTTACGCAAAAGCAACAAATGATTATTATTTTTTTAGGAATGTTAATTGCTTTTTATTTGGTAATGCAATACCTACCTAAAGAGATTACATTTGTAAAAGCGTTGGAAATTGCAGGAGCAAGTGGAAAAATGAATGTATTGGATTTTTCATTTGATTTTAGCAATCGTTATACTGTTTGGACAGGGTTAATTGGAGGAACTTTTTTAATGCTTTCTTATTTTGGTACAGATCAAAGCCAAGTACAACGATATTTATCAGGAAAATCAGCTAGAGAAAGTCAATTGGGGTTGATTTTTAATGGATTGCTAAAAGTGCCAATGCAGTTTTTTATTTTATTAGTAGGGGTAATGGTATTTGTATTTTACCAATTCAACCCTTCGCCATTGAATTTTAATCCGAAAGCTAATGAGGCGGTCTATTCATCAGCGTATGCAACAACCTATAAACAACTTCAAGAAACGCATCAAGAAATAGAGCAACGTAAAAAAGAGTTACTGCTTAATGGAATACAAACCAATGAATTGGTTAGTATAAAAGCTTTAAATGAACAAGATGCTGAAGTTAAAGATGCGGCAAAAGAAATCATAAAAAAGGCAGATGCTTCTGTAGAAACAAATGATAAAGACTATGTGTTTATTCATTTTATATTAAACAATTTGCCTAGAGGTTTAATAGGTCTTTTACTAGCGGTAATTTTATCTGCAGCAATGTCATCTACCGCTTCTGAGCTAAATGCCCTTGCAAGTACTACGGCTATTGACTTGTATAAAAGAAATGTAGCGGCTAATAGGAGTGAAGAGCATTATGTGAAAGCGTCAAAATGGTTTACATTAGGTTGGGGAATTTTGGCAATTTTAGTAGCTTGTGTAGCTAATTTATTTGACAACTTAATTCAGTTAGTAAATATTATAGGTTCTATTTTTTATGGAAATGTATTGGGAATTTTTTTACTTGCTTTTTTTGTGAAATTTGTCAAAGGAAATGCCGTATTTATAGCCGCAATCATTACTCAAATACTTATTGTATTGGTTTGGTATGTTGATTGGTTGCCTTATTTGTGGCTAAATTTGTTAGGTTGCGTTTTGGTAATGGGAATTGCTACCTGCATACAGTTATTTCAAAAAAAAGCGCCATAA
- a CDS encoding RluA family pseudouridine synthase — MQEDTNKEIENDDLYEHYRFTASEGQVPLRVDKFLMNFIENATRNKIQQAAKAGNILVNDVVVKSNYKVKPNDVVRVVLSYPPPENLLVAENIPLNIVYEDDAVIVVNKPAGMVVHPGHGNYSGTLVNGLIHHIENLPSNSNERPGLVHRIDKDTSGLLVVAKTEFAMAHLSKQFFDRTTERLYYALVWGNIEEDEGRIEGNIGRSFKNRLQMDVFPEGDYGKHAVTHFKVLERLTYVTLVQCKLETGRTHQIRTHFKHIGHTLFNDERYGGHEILKGTTFTKYKQFVQNCFKTLPRQALHAKTLGFTHPVTGKFLQFDSEVPDDITTCLEKWRTYSAHSKHDD; from the coding sequence ATGCAGGAAGATACGAATAAAGAAATAGAAAATGATGATTTATATGAGCATTATAGATTTACTGCTAGTGAAGGGCAGGTGCCTTTAAGAGTCGATAAATTTTTAATGAATTTTATAGAAAATGCAACCAGAAATAAAATTCAGCAAGCAGCAAAAGCAGGAAACATATTAGTAAATGATGTTGTTGTAAAGTCAAATTATAAGGTAAAGCCAAATGATGTAGTACGCGTAGTACTTTCGTATCCGCCTCCAGAAAATTTATTAGTGGCAGAAAACATTCCTTTGAATATCGTATATGAAGACGATGCTGTAATTGTGGTAAATAAGCCAGCAGGAATGGTAGTGCACCCTGGGCATGGAAATTATTCAGGTACTTTGGTTAACGGGCTTATTCATCATATAGAAAATTTACCAAGTAATAGTAATGAGCGCCCCGGCTTAGTACATAGAATAGACAAAGATACCAGTGGGTTATTAGTAGTTGCTAAAACAGAATTTGCCATGGCACATTTATCAAAGCAATTCTTTGATCGTACTACTGAACGCTTATATTATGCGCTTGTTTGGGGGAATATTGAAGAAGACGAAGGACGCATTGAAGGAAATATTGGGCGAAGTTTTAAAAATCGTTTGCAAATGGATGTTTTTCCTGAAGGAGATTATGGAAAGCATGCTGTTACACATTTTAAAGTATTAGAACGATTGACTTATGTTACCTTAGTACAATGTAAATTAGAAACAGGTAGAACTCATCAAATAAGAACACATTTTAAGCATATTGGGCATACACTTTTTAACGATGAACGTTATGGAGGGCATGAAATTTTAAAAGGAACTACTTTTACAAAATACAAGCAGTTTGTTCAAAATTGCTTTAAAACATTGCCAAGGCAAGCCCTGCATGCAAAAACATTAGGGTTTACGCATCCGGTAACAGGTAAGTTTTTACAATTTGATTCAGAAGTACCAGACGATATTACTACTTGTTTGGAAAAATGGAGGACGTATTCAGCGCATTCAAAACATGATGATTAG
- the coaD gene encoding pantetheine-phosphate adenylyltransferase produces the protein MKKAVFPGSFDPITLGHIDIIKRAIPLFDSIVIAIGVNTDKKYMFSIEERKAFIENAFAEEQKITVETYQGLTVDFCKKMNADFILRGLRNPADFEFEKAIAQTNRKLSGIETVFLLTSAETSFISSSIVRDVMRNGGDASLLIPDAVSNRQ, from the coding sequence ATGAAAAAAGCAGTTTTCCCAGGTTCTTTTGATCCTATTACATTAGGGCATATAGACATTATTAAGAGAGCAATACCTCTATTTGATTCCATTGTAATTGCGATTGGTGTAAATACCGATAAAAAATATATGTTTTCTATTGAAGAGCGCAAAGCTTTTATTGAAAATGCCTTTGCTGAAGAACAAAAGATAACGGTTGAAACGTACCAAGGGTTAACCGTTGACTTTTGTAAAAAAATGAATGCTGATTTTATTTTGCGCGGGCTTCGAAATCCTGCCGATTTTGAATTTGAAAAGGCCATTGCACAAACTAATCGTAAGTTATCAGGAATAGAAACGGTGTTTTTATTAACGAGTGCTGAAACTTCTTTTATCAGTTCTTCTATTGTTAGAGATGTTATGCGTAATGGTGGAGATGCGTCTCTTTTAATTCCCGATGCTGTTTCTAATCGTCAATAA